A window of Lagenorhynchus albirostris chromosome 11, mLagAlb1.1, whole genome shotgun sequence contains these coding sequences:
- the RAB5B gene encoding ras-related protein Rab-5B isoform X2 — protein MTSRSTARPNGQPQASKICQFKLVLLGESAVGKSSLVLRFVKGQFHEYQESTIGAAFLTQSVCLDDTTVKFEIWDTAGQERYHSLAPMYYRGAQAAIVVYDITNQETFARAKTWVKELQRQASPSIVIALAGNKADLANKRMVEYELRSCQRVNPRIWAVQQAEAGVWISMSSPSRTRASVVATDGVASGKQVWS, from the exons ATGACTAGCAGAAGCACAGCCAGGCCCAAtgggcagccccaggccagcaAAATATGCCAATTCAAATTGGTCCTGCTGGGTGAATCTGCAGTGGGGAAGTCTAGCCTGGTATTACGTTTTGTCAAAGGGCAGTTCCACGAGTACCAGGAGAGCACCATTGGAG CGGCCTTCCTCACCCAGTCGGTTTGTTTAGATGACACAACAGTCAAGTTTGAGATCTGGGACACAGCTGGGCAGGAGCGATACCATAGCTTGGCCCCCATGTACTACAGAGGTGCCCAAGCTGCAATTGTGGTTTATGACATTACTAATCAG GAAACCTTCGCCCGAGCAAAGACATGGGTAAAGGAACTACAGCGACAGGCCAGTCCTAGCATCGTTATTGCCCTGGCGGGGAACAAAGCTGACCTGGCCAACAAGCGCATGGTGGAGTACGAA CTAAGAAGTTGCCAAAGAGTGAACCCCAGAATCTGGGCGGTGCAGCAGGCCGAAGCCGGGGTGTGGATCTCCATGAGCAGTCCCAGCAGAACAAGAGCCAGTGTTGTAGCAACTGATGGGGTGGCTAGCGGCAAACAAGTATGGAGCTAG
- the RAB5B gene encoding ras-related protein Rab-5B isoform X1 — translation MTSRSTARPNGQPQASKICQFKLVLLGESAVGKSSLVLRFVKGQFHEYQESTIGAAFLTQSVCLDDTTVKFEIWDTAGQERYHSLAPMYYRGAQAAIVVYDITNQETFARAKTWVKELQRQASPSIVIALAGNKADLANKRMVEYEEAQAYADDNSLLFMETSAKTAMNVNDLFLAIAKKLPKSEPQNLGGAAGRSRGVDLHEQSQQNKSQCCSN, via the exons ATGACTAGCAGAAGCACAGCCAGGCCCAAtgggcagccccaggccagcaAAATATGCCAATTCAAATTGGTCCTGCTGGGTGAATCTGCAGTGGGGAAGTCTAGCCTGGTATTACGTTTTGTCAAAGGGCAGTTCCACGAGTACCAGGAGAGCACCATTGGAG CGGCCTTCCTCACCCAGTCGGTTTGTTTAGATGACACAACAGTCAAGTTTGAGATCTGGGACACAGCTGGGCAGGAGCGATACCATAGCTTGGCCCCCATGTACTACAGAGGTGCCCAAGCTGCAATTGTGGTTTATGACATTACTAATCAG GAAACCTTCGCCCGAGCAAAGACATGGGTAAAGGAACTACAGCGACAGGCCAGTCCTAGCATCGTTATTGCCCTGGCGGGGAACAAAGCTGACCTGGCCAACAAGCGCATGGTGGAGTACGAA GAGGCCCAGGCGTATGCAGATGACAACAGCTTATTGTTTATGGAGACTTCAGCCAAGACAGCTATGAACGTGAACGATCTCTTCCTGGCAATAG CTAAGAAGTTGCCAAAGAGTGAACCCCAGAATCTGGGCGGTGCAGCAGGCCGAAGCCGGGGTGTGGATCTCCATGAGCAGTCCCAGCAGAACAAGAGCCAGTGTTGTAGCAACTGA